The DNA region GGATTTCACGTACTCCCAGGACCTCGTCGATCACTTGGCCGAACGCTGCACCCAAAGCGACAGCGGCGCACGCCTGATCGACCATTTGCTGGACCTGCACGTGCTGCCGCTGGTAGCCGACCGCTTGCTCGATGCGATGGCCACGGGCGAAAGCCTCAAGCGTGTCCACGCGACGCTCGACGGCAACGCCAGCGTGACGTGCGAGTTCGCCTGAGGTGGGTGTGATGTTCACTCAAGTGCCGCAACCGCTGGTCTATGCCGAAGCCTTGCTGGCGCAGTTCGCCAGCCTGTCGCGGGCGGCGGACGGTGCTGCGCTGCTGGGTGACTTCGTGCGCGGCTTGGCCGAGCTCAGCGGTTGCGAGTTGACTCAGCTGTACCTGCTGGACGCGACTCACACGTGCCTGGGGATGAACGCCGAATGCCTGAACGGCATCCTGCAACCCCGGGAATCGGCGAGCCTGCCGGCGGATTACAACGGTGAGCAACTGCTGCAATTCGCCCTGTGCCAGAACCGCGTGGTGTGTCTCAGCGAGCTGAGCGGCAGCCTGCACGAAACCAGTTTCCTGCCGCCTCAGGCCATGCCTTGGCAGTCGCTGTTGTGCGTGCCGCTGGTCAATCAGCAGAAAGCCGTCGAAGGCTTGCTGCTGTGCGCCAGTCGCCGACACATCGACCTGCAAGGCTTTGCCGATTCCCTCGGGCAACTCGGTTCGTTCGTGCTTGGCCAACTGCATTTGCTGCAACGTTTGCGTCAGCCGACCGGTGATACACGGCTGCCGGCGAAAATCAGCGTCCCGAGCGCCAGCGGTTACGGTTTGATCGGCAAGAGTTCGGCCATGCGCCAGACCTATTCGCTGATCAGCAAAGTCCTGCACAGCCCGTATACCGTGCTGCTGCGCGGCGAAACCGGCACCGGCAAGGAAGTGGTGGCGCGGGCGATTCACGATTGCGGCCCGCGCCGTTCCCAGGCGTTCATCGTGCAGAACTGCGCGGCGTTCCCCGAGAACCTGTTGGAAAGCGAACTGTTCGGCTACCGCAAAGGTGCCTTCACCGGTGCAGATCGCGACCGTGCCGGGCTGTTCGACGCGGCCAACGGCGGCACCTTGCTGCTCGATGAAATCGGCGACATGCCGTTGTCCCTGCAAGCCAAGCTGTTGCGGGTGTTGCAGGAAGGCGAGATTCGTCCGCTGGGTTCCAACGACACCCACAAGATCGACGTGCGCATCATCGCCGCGACTCACCGGGATTTGTCGGTGTTGGTCAGCGAAGGAAAATTCCGCGAGGACTTGTACTACCGCCTCGCGCAATTCCCGATCGAGTTACCGGCGCTGCGTCAGCGCGAAGGCGACATCCTCGACCTGGCCCGGCACTTCGCCGACAAGGCGTGCTCGTTCTTGCAGCGCGATGCGGTGTGCTGGTCCGATGCGGCGCTGGATCACCTGTCCGGTTACGCCTTCCCCGGCAACGTGCGTGAACTCAAAGGCCTGGTCGAACGCGCGGTGCTGCTGTGCGAGGGAGGCGAGTTACTGGCCGAGCATTTCTCCCTGCGCATGGAAGCCATGCCGGAAGACAGCAGCGGTCTGAACCTGCGCGAACGCCTGGAGCAAGTCGAACGCAGTCTGTTGCTCGATTGCCTGCGCAAAAACGACGGCAACCAGACCCTCGCCGCCCGCGAGCTCGGGCTGCCACGCCGCACGCTGCTGTACCGCCTCGGGCGCCTGAATATCAACCTCGGTGACTTCGATGGATAGGCAAACGACCGTCGACTTCACCTCATCCGCTTCTAACAGCGCCGCCCAAACGGGTCGGCGCTTTGTACTTTGTCTACCCCTGGAGACCCTCTGATGCCTGTTCGTCACTGGCAAGCCGTCCTGCTGACCCTCGTCGTTCTATGCGGCCTCGGCGGCTGTAGCGGCAATTACAAATACAACGACAACACCTATCGCCCATTGGGTGATCCGCAGGCGGTCAATCGCGGCAAGTGACCGCAAGGAGTATCACCATGGAACTGGTTTTCGAAATGCTCAACACCAAGCAGTTCGTGCCCACGGATTTGTGCCAGAAGACCTTCAAACAGGCCGGTGGCGTGATCGGTCGGGGCGAGGATTGCGACTGGATCATCCCGGACCGCAAGCGTCACCTGTCCAACCACCACGCGTTGATCAGCTACCGCGAAGGTACGTTTTTCCTGACCGATACCAGCAGCAACGGTATCCAGGACAGCGAAAGCGGCGCGCGCCTGCGCAAGGGCGAAGCGATGCGCATCGAGCACGGCAGTGTCTACGTGCTGGGTGACTTCGAGATCCGTGCGCGGCTGGTGCGCGACCCGGCAACCTTCGACGTCGAAGTCGGCCGTCCGCAAGCGGCAGGCAGCATCATTCCTGATGACGCGTTTCTCGATCTCGACCCGCTCAATGCCCTCGATCAGCAAGAACGCGTGTATTCGGAAATCGACGAACTGATCTCGCCGAGCACGACCCTCTCAGACACTCGTCAGCGCGCCGACTATGCGCGCATCGACATGGAAAGCCTGATGGTGCCGGAGCTGATCAACGCCCCGGCAGAGCCAGCACCCGCGCCACCGCCCAAAGCGGTCGAGCGTCAGAGTGAAGGTTTCTGGGAGCACTTCGGTGCGGCGCTGGGCGTGGACCTCAAAGGCCTCGACCACGATGCCCGCGAAGCCCTGGCGCTGAACGCTGCACGCTTGCTCAAGCAAAGCGTCGGCGGATTGCAGCAGAGCCTGCGCACCCGCAGCGAACTGAAAAACGAACTGCGTCTGGCCCAGACCGCCGTGCAAGGGACCCAAAAGAACCCGCTCAAATTTGCCGTCGATGCCGGCGAAGCGTTGGGCATTTTGTTGCAGCCGAACAAGCCGGGCCAATTGCCGGCCGAGCAGGCGATCTCCCGCGCTTTCCGCGATTTGCAGGCGCATCAGGTGGCCTTGCTGACCGCCAGTCGCGCCGCCGTTCGCGGCACGCTTGAGCACTTTTCGCCACAGCAATTGACCCTGCGTTTCGAGCGCGACAACAAGCCGTTGCTCGCCACGTCCGGCAGTCGCTGGAGAGCTTACGGTCGTTATCACCAGGCCCTGCGTCAGGACGATGACTGGAGCGAGCGCCTGCTGGCCCGCGACTTCGCTCAGGCCTACGAAGAACAGATCCGCCTGATTTCCACCCTTCACACCGACCACCAAGGATGATGCGCATGTCTCGCTGCTCGACCGCTTTTTTCAAGACGCTGACGGCGTTCGCGGCCCTGGTGCTGCTGGCCGGCTGCTCGTCGCTGTCGCCGTATTCCCATGTCACCAAGCTCAACCTGAAACTGACCGCCAGCGATCAGTTGAACCCGGACCTCAACGGGCGTCCCTCGCCGATCGTTGTGCGTCTGTTCGAGCTCAAGCATCCGGTGACGTTCGAGAACGCTGACTTCTTCAGCCTGTACGAGCGCGCCAAGGAATCCCTGGCCCCGGACCTGGTGGCCAGCGAAGAAATTGAACTGCGCCCAGGTGAAACCGTGGAGATGAAACTCAGCGTGGAGGAGGGCAGTCGCTACGTCGGCATCCTCGCCGCCTATCGCGATCTGCCGGAAACCAAATGGCGCTACACGGTGCAAGTCACCCCGGTGGAAGTCACCAACGCTGATCTGACCCTCGACCAGGCCGGTATTCGCAATAGCAACGAAACGCTCGCCAAGGCGGATGACTGATCATGAATTCCCATAAAGTGATTTGGCAGGAAGGCATGCTGCTGCGCCCGCAGCACTTCCAGCACAACGATCGCTACTACGACCACCAGATGAAGACCCGCACGCAGTTGCTGGGCAGCTACACCTGGGGCTTCCTGAACCTGGACATCGACTTGCAGTTCCTCAACATGGGCAAACTGGTGATCAGCCAGGCCTCGGGGATTCTGCCGGACGGCAGCCTGTTCGAACTCGGCGGCAACACCGAGCCGCTGGCCCTCGACGTGCCGCCGAACACCGGTCATACGCCGATCTACCTGGCGCTGCCACTGGTCACCGGTAACCACATCGAGTCGCGTCGTCCGGAGCAATCCGACGTGCTGGCGCGCTATACCGCGTACGAAGCGGAAGTGGCCGACTCCAACGCCGGCGACGACTCCGCCAGCCAGGTCAGCTGTGGTCGCCCGGACTTCAAACTGTTGCTCGGCGAGCAGCAGAGCGACCAGGCCTACGTGAAACTGAAGATCTGCGAAGTGCTCGACACCACGCCCGACGGCGTGATCAGCCTCGACCCGGACTTCGTGCCTACCTACATTCAGGCGCATTCGTCCAGCTACCTGCTGTCGTGCTTGAAAGAAGTGATCAGCATGCTCGGCCACCGGGGCGACACCATCGCCGAGCGCATCCGCTCGAACGGCAAAGTCGGTGGCGCGGAAGTCGGCGACTTCATGATGCTGCAACTGATCAACCGCACCGAACTGCTGCTGCGCCACTACCTCGGCCTGGAGCAGGTTCACCCGGAAGAGTTGTACCGCACGCTGCTGACCATGCTCGGCGACTTGGCTACGTTTTCCAGCGACAGCAAACGCCCGCGTCTGGACAGCCGTTATCAGCACAGCGACCAGGGTGCGAGTTTCCGCAAACTGATGGAAGCGATTCGTCAGGTGCTGTCGATGGTGCTCGAACAGCACGCCATCGAACTGGTCCTGCAAGCGCGCCAGTACGGGATCATCGTCTCGCCGTTGCACGACCACAAACTGCTGGGCTCGGCCTCGTTCGTGCTCGCCGCCAGTGCCAACTGCGACTCCGAAGAACTGCGCCATCGCTTGCCGGCGCACCTCAAGGTCGGCCCGGTGGAGCGCATTCGCCAACTGGTCAACCTGCATCTGCCGGGCATCAAGGTCAAACCGTTGCCGGTGGCCCCGCGGCAGATCGCGTTCCACTCCAACAAAACCTATTTCATTCTCGAACTCAGTTCCGAAGACCTGGCACAACTTGAGCGCTCCGGCGGCTTCGCGTTCCACGTGTCCGGCGAATTTGCCGAGCTTGAACTGAAATTCTGGGCCATCAGGAACTGACTGACATGATCAAGGACATGGAACACAACCAGGACGATAAAACCGTCCTGCTCGACCGTCAGGGCCACGGCCCTGCTTCGAGCCCGCTGACCGATTTCGCCGCACCGCCGCGTTTTGAACAGCTCGAAGAACGGATGATTTATGCCGCGCGCCTGCGCCCGGCCGAAGCCTTCAACATCAGCCTCAATTCGCTGGTCGCCGCCGCCTCCGACTTGTTGTCGGAAGTGGTGCGACTCAAGCACAGCGGCACCCGCGAAGACATGTACGCGCTCAATGAGCGACTGACCGCCGGGCTGAAACTGTTTGAAGTGCGTGCCCTGCACAACGGCGCCGAAAGCAGCCAGGTGATGGCTGCGCGTTACGTGCTCTGCACCGTGGTCGACGAAGCCGTCGTGACCACTCCGTGGGGCAACGAAAGCGAGTGGTCGCAGATGAGCCTGCTCAGCAGCTTCCACAACGAAACTTTCGGCGGCGAGAAGTTTTTCCAGCTGCTGGATCGCCTGTCGAAAAACCCGGTCAAGCACCTGCCGATGCTGGAGCTGATGTACCTGTGCCTGTCGCTGGGCTTCGAAGGCAAGTACCGCGTGCAAGCCCGCGGCATGCTCGAGCTCGAAGGCATCCGCGACGCCTTGTATCGCCAGATTCGCCAACTGCGCGGCGACGTACCTCGCGAACTGTCGCCCCATTGGGAAGGCTTGAACGATCAGCGCCGCAGCCTGGTGCGCATCGTGCCGGCGTGGATGGTGGTGCTGTTCACCGTGGTGTGCCTGGTGGTGATGTATTCGGGCTTCGCCTGGGTATTGGGCGAGCAACGCGAAACCGTTCTGCAACCTTATCAGCAGCTAGATCCGGCCGCGGTCCAGCCGCAGTCGCAGCCGTAAACAGGGACGTGTGATGAAAAAGTTTTTCAAGAAAGTCGGCGCATTCTTGCGTCAGACCTGGGTCTGGACCTTGCTGCTGGTGCTGTTCGTCGCGCTGCTGGTGTGGTTCGTCGGGCCGCTGCTGGCAGTCGATGACTACAAATTCTGGGAAGGTTCGACCTCCCGCCTGCTGACCATCAGTGTGCTGTTCCTGATCTGGGGTCTGACCATGGTCTTCGTCAGCTGGCGCGCTGGCGTACGCAAGAAAGCCATCGAAGAAACCGAAGATGGCCAGGACCGTATCCGCCGTGAAGAGTTGATCGACGAAGAGCAGAAAGAGCTTCGCGTACGCTTCAAGGACGCGTTGAAAACCCTGAAGACCTCGAGCCTCTATCGCGGTCGCAGCGAGCGCTGGCGCAGCGATTTGCCCTGGTACTTGCTGATCGGTCCACAGGGCAGCGGCAAGACCAGTTTGCTGGACTTCTCGGGCCTTGAGTTTCCGATCAACAAACTCGACCGCAAACTGACCCGCGACACCCTCGGCACCCGTCATTGCGACTGGTACTTCGCCGACCACGGTGTGCTGATCGACACCGCTGGCCGTTACTTGGCCCAGGGTGAAGACGGCGTCGATGGCAGCGCCTGGAACACCTTGCTCGACCTGCTGCGCAAGCGTCGCCGCAACCGTCCGTTGAACGGCGTGCTGGTGACCATTCCGGTGGAAACACTGGTGGGCGGCAGCGAGCAAGAGCTCGACACCCTGGCCCGCCAGGTGCGTGCGCGTCTGCAAGACGTGCATCAGAAACTGCACGTCGATGTGCCGATTTATCTGGTCCTCAGCAAGGCCGACAAGCTGCTCGGTTTCGACGAGTTCTTCGATCAGCTGACCCGCGAAGAAAGCGATCAGGTGCTCGGCACCAGCTTCCGCAAAGAGCAGAGCGGCACCGACGTCGCCGTCCTGCGCGCCGAGTTCGAAGAGCTGCTGCGTCGCCTGAACAGCCAAGTGATCATGCGCATGCACCAGGAGCGCGACACCCAGCGCCGTGGTCGCATTCTCGACTTCCCGCATCAACTGGGGCAGATCGGCGAACGCCTGTGCCTGTTCGTCGACATGGCGTTCACCGGCAACCGTTACCAGCGTGTCAGCCAGTTGCGCGGTTTCTACCTGACCAGCGCGCCGCACCTGACTCAAGAGATGGACCAGACCACCGCCGGCATCGGCGCCAATCTGGGTATGAACGCTGGCGTGCTGCCGACTTTGCGCAGCGGCCGTTCGCGCTTCATTCACCACTTGCTCAGCCGGGTGATTTTTCCCGAGGCCGATCTGGCCGGTCTGGACAAACGCGAACGCAGCCGCATTCATTGGGGCCAACGTGCCCTGTACGTGGGCGCTTTGGCGGCACTGGCGCTGTTCGGCATGCTGTGGGCGGGCGGATTTTCGGCCAACTACGAGCGTCTGGAAAACCTGCGTAACCTGGCCCAAAACTGGACTCAACAGCGCTCGGCCCTGACCGCGCGTGATGATTCCATGGCGGTGCTCAAGACCCTCGACACCAGCTACGCGGCGACTCAGGTCTTCCCGAAAAAAGGTGACGTGTCGTACCACGAACGTGGCGGCCTGTACCAAGGCGAAGAGGTCAATCCGGTGGTCAAGGAGGCCTACGAGCGTGAGCTTGAAGCGCAACTGCTGCCGAAGGTTGCGACGCTGCTGGAAGGGCAGATCCGCGCCAACATGAAGGACCGCGAACGCCTGCTCAACAGCCTGCGTGCGTACCTGATGTTGAACATGAAAGACCGTCGCGACGGCCCGTGGCTCAAGGATTGGGTTGCCACCGAATGGTCCCAGCGTTACGCCGGCAACACCGCCGTGCAGAACGGTTTGAACACGCACTTCGAGCGTTTGCTGAAGCAGCCGTTTATCTACCCGCTGAACGATCAACTGGTGGCCCAGGCGCGTCAGGTGTTGCGCAGCGAGTCGCTGGCCAACGTGGTTTACCGGATGCTGCGCGAGCAGGCTCGGAACCTGCCGGAATACCGTTTGAGCCAACACATGGGGCCGCAGGCTTCACTGTTTGTCGGCACCGAATACGTGATCCCGGGTTTCTACACCCAACAGGGTTATCAGCAGTACTTCTCGGTTCAGGGCTCTGCGCTGGTCACCGATATCCTGCGTGACAACTGGGTGCTGGGCGAAGGCTCGGGCATCAGCGGCATGGACTTGCGTCGCCTGATGGTCGAACTGGAGCAACTGTACTTCCGCGACTACGCCAACTTCTGGAGCGAAGCGGTCGGCCAGGTTGCCTTGCCACCGATCAACGACGCCGGTGAAGGCGCCGAGCAATTGGCAGGCCTGACGTCCGCTAATTCGCCTGTGCTGCAACTGCTGGTGGAAGTGCGCGAAAACACCCGTTTCCCGGTGATCGCGGACACCGCGGATGAAGCTGCCGAGGCGGCTGAAAAACTGGGCGAGAAGGGCGGCAAGCTCGGCAAACTGGCCGCTGCTGCAGCGGACAAGGCGTCGGACATGGCCAAGAACCTGCCAGACACCGCGAAGAAATCCCTGCAACGTCGCTTCGAACCGCTGCACCGTTTGTTGGATGACAACAACGGCCCGGCCGCTGATTTGACCCCGGCCCTGCAAGCGCTCAACGACCTGCAACTGCAACTGGCGAGCCTCGCTCGTGCCAGCGCGCCGGAACAGGCTGCGTTCGAAATGGCCAAGACCCGCATGAGCGGCCAGCGTGATGCGCTGAGCAACTTGCGCAATGCCTCAAACCGTCTGCCGCGTCCGGTCAGCGTGTGGTTCAACGTGCTGGCTGAAGACACCTGGCGTCTGGTGCTGAACGATTCCTACCAGTACCTGAACCAGCGTTATCAGAGCGAGCTGTACAGCTTCTATGGCAAGGCGATCAACAAGCGTTACCCGTTCAGCGCCCACAGCACCAGCGACGTTGCGATCAGCGACTTCCGCGAGTTCTTCAAGGCGCAGGGCATCAACGATCGCTTCTTTGAAACCTACATGCGTCCGTTCGTGAGTGGCGATCCAGGCAACTACCGTCTGCGCAGCATCGACGGTCACAGCATGCCGATCTCCAAGGTCTACCTCGACCAGATGGCTGCGGCCCAAGTGATTCGCCAGAGCTTCTTCTCGATCAATCCGGCCGAACCGCAAGTGCAGTTCAAACTGGAGCCGTACACCCTCGACCCGGCCGTCAGCCGTTCCGAGTTCAAGTTTGGCGACAAGACCATCGAATACCGCCACGGCCCGATCGTGCCGGTGTCGTTCAAATGGCCGACCGATGCTGAAGACGGTCGCACCAGCCTGGTCCTCGACAAAATGGCCGGCCGCCCGATCGGTATCGAAAAGAACACCGGCCCATGGTCGCTGTTCCGTCTGTTCGACCTGATGCAGACCGAGTACCTGAGCGGTCGTGATGTGTTGGTGCTCAAAGCTGATGTAGGCGGCCTGCGCGCCAACTACTTGCTGTCGAGCCAGCGCACACCGAACCCGTTCGACATGGGCGTGCTGCGTACCTTCCGTATGCCGGTGCAGCTCTGATGCTGGTTGCCAGTCCCTGGCGCAGCGCTGCGCGTACCGATCCGGGCAAGGTTCGGGCGCGCAACGAAGATGCTTTCCTGGACTGCCCACAGCAGGGGCTGTGGGTGGTCGCGGACGGCATGGGCGGTCATCAGGGTGGCGACATCGCCAGCCAGTTGATCGTCGCCAGCCTGGCGGAATTGCCGGTGCAGGACGACTTCGACGAACGACTCAAAGGCATACGCCAGTGCCTGCACTGGCTCAACCGTCGCTTGGGTCAGGAGTTGACCGTCACGGCCGGCCGTCACGACAGCATCATGGGCAGCACCGTGGTGGCGCTGCTAGTGGAAGGTAATCGCGCGGCCTGCATCTGGGCCGGCGACAGCCGTTGCTACCTGTGGCGTGGCCAGCGTTTGTATCAGCTGTCCAAGGACCATTCGCTGCAACAGCAACTCATCGACGAGCAACAGATGAGCATCGAGGACGCCCGTGCGCATCCTTCGGCCCATGCCCTGACCCGTGCGGTTGGGGCAGCCGATGTGCTGACGCTGGACGTGCTCGAACTCGAGGTCTACCCCGGCGATGCGTTTCTGTTGTGCAGCGACGGTTTGTACCAAGGGCTCAGCAGCGATGCCTTGGGCAACGCCCTGAGCCTGACCGCGCCGCACGTTGCGCTGGAGCGTCTGTTCGACGGCGCTCTGCGTGGCTCGGCCCGGGACAACCTGACTGCTGTGGTGATCCGAAAATGACTCAACTCATGCCGCCGCTCGATGACCTGCTGGTGACTGACGAGGAAGCCAATAACCTGACTTACTTTGCGTTTGCCAAGCCTCTAAACGGAAAGCCGCATAAAGCAGAGCCTGCGCTGGCACAGACCAAGGCCAGCATCGGCGAAATGCCGGACGTACTCGCAGGCCGTTACCGCATCGAGCGCCTGCTCGGTGCTGGCGGCATGGGCGCGGTTTACCGCGCACGGGATCTGCTGAGTGAGCAGTTCGGCGATCCCGACCCTTACATCGCGCTGAAAATCCTCAGCGAAGAATTTGCCGAATCGCCGGACGCCAGTGCCTTGCTCTACAGCGAGTTCGCCCTGACCCGACGACTGCGCCACGACAACGTGCTGCGTTTGCACAGCTTTGAAGTGGACACCGATTGCCAGCGCGCCTTCATCACCATGGAACTCATGCGTGGGCTGACCCTGGACAAATTACTCTGCGAGCGGCCGCTGGGCCTGCCGTGGAAAGAACTGCGCGACATCGCGCTGCCGCTGCTCGACGCGCTGGCCTTCGCCCACGCTCGCGGCGTGCTGCACGGTGACATGAAGCCGAGCAACGTCATGCTCAGCGAAGAAGGCGTGCGCCTGTTCGACTTCGGTCTGGGCCAGGCCGAGGAGGGCATCTTGCCCGGCCTGCCACACCTGAGCCGCAACCGCTTCAACGCCTGGACCCCCGGCTACGCCGCCCCCGAACTGCTCGAAGGCCAGCCGCTGTCGGCCAGTGCCGATGTCTATGGCGTGGCCTGCGTGTTGTACGAATTGGCGGGCGGCAAGCACCCGTTCCGCCGTTTGCCCTCGACCGAAGCCCGCGACGGCCACCTCGAACGCGAGTTGCACGCACCCAGGAATCTACCGAAACACTGCTGGCCAGCCCTGCGAACGGCGCTGGCATTCAATGCGGCAGATCGAACGATCACTGCCGCCCAACTGCGTGACGCTATGGGCGCCACATCGTCTTGGCTGCAACGCCTGCGACGTCGGGCGTAACGGATGACTACCGAACAGGGATCAAGCAATGTTCAACTCAGCTAATGAAACCCACTTCAGCCTAATGGTTGAAGACTACGTCGGCGACCTGCAAGTGCTGTCGTTCACCGGCACCGAAGGCATCAGCCAGCCGTATCGCTTCGACCTGGAACTGGTCAGTGAAAACCCCGATCTGGACCTGGAAAAACTCCTGCACAAGCAGGCATTCCTCGCGTTCGATCCGCAAGGCTCTGGCATCCACGGTCAGATCTACCGCGTCGCCCAAGGCGATGCCGGCAAACGCCTGACCCGCTACAAAATCTCCCTGGTGCCGCAATTGCAGTACCTGCACCACCGCACCAACCAGCGCATCTATCAGCAGATGTCCGCGCCGAAAATCATTGCGCTGATCCTCGATGAACACGGCATCAAGGGCAACGCCTACAACTTCCAGCTCAGCCAGCCCTGCCCGGATCGCGACTACTGCGTGCAGTACGACGAAACCGACCTGCATTTCGTCCAACGCCTGTGCGAAGAGGAAGGCATTCACTACCACTTCCAGCACAGTTCCAAAGGTCATCTTTTGGTATTCGGCGATGATCAGACAGTGTTTCCAAAACTCGGGCAGCCCACCGCCTACGTCCAAGGCAGCGGCATGGTCGCCGACGAACCGGTGATCAAAGGCTTCAAACTGCGCCTGGAAACCCGCACCGGCCGCATCACCCGCCGCGACTACGACTTCGAAAAACCACGCCTGCAACTCGAGGCCGGCTATAAACCCGACGGCAAACCCGACGGCGAAAGCACCGAGCCAGACCTCGAAGACTACGACTACCCCGGCCGCTTCCTCGACCGCGCGCGCGGCAAATTCCTCAGCCAACGCGCCCTCGAACGGCACCGCGCCGACTACCAGCAAGCCGAAGGCCATGGCGACCAGACCACCCTCGTCAGCGGCCACTTCGTGGAAATGTCCGACCACCCGCGC from Pseudomonas sp. ACM7 includes:
- a CDS encoding sigma-54-dependent Fis family transcriptional regulator, encoding MFTQVPQPLVYAEALLAQFASLSRAADGAALLGDFVRGLAELSGCELTQLYLLDATHTCLGMNAECLNGILQPRESASLPADYNGEQLLQFALCQNRVVCLSELSGSLHETSFLPPQAMPWQSLLCVPLVNQQKAVEGLLLCASRRHIDLQGFADSLGQLGSFVLGQLHLLQRLRQPTGDTRLPAKISVPSASGYGLIGKSSAMRQTYSLISKVLHSPYTVLLRGETGTGKEVVARAIHDCGPRRSQAFIVQNCAAFPENLLESELFGYRKGAFTGADRDRAGLFDAANGGTLLLDEIGDMPLSLQAKLLRVLQEGEIRPLGSNDTHKIDVRIIAATHRDLSVLVSEGKFREDLYYRLAQFPIELPALRQREGDILDLARHFADKACSFLQRDAVCWSDAALDHLSGYAFPGNVRELKGLVERAVLLCEGGELLAEHFSLRMEAMPEDSSGLNLRERLEQVERSLLLDCLRKNDGNQTLAARELGLPRRTLLYRLGRLNINLGDFDG
- the tagH gene encoding type VI secretion system-associated FHA domain protein TagH, whose amino-acid sequence is MELVFEMLNTKQFVPTDLCQKTFKQAGGVIGRGEDCDWIIPDRKRHLSNHHALISYREGTFFLTDTSSNGIQDSESGARLRKGEAMRIEHGSVYVLGDFEIRARLVRDPATFDVEVGRPQAAGSIIPDDAFLDLDPLNALDQQERVYSEIDELISPSTTLSDTRQRADYARIDMESLMVPELINAPAEPAPAPPPKAVERQSEGFWEHFGAALGVDLKGLDHDAREALALNAARLLKQSVGGLQQSLRTRSELKNELRLAQTAVQGTQKNPLKFAVDAGEALGILLQPNKPGQLPAEQAISRAFRDLQAHQVALLTASRAAVRGTLEHFSPQQLTLRFERDNKPLLATSGSRWRAYGRYHQALRQDDDWSERLLARDFAQAYEEQIRLISTLHTDHQG
- the tssJ gene encoding type VI secretion system lipoprotein TssJ, which produces MSRCSTAFFKTLTAFAALVLLAGCSSLSPYSHVTKLNLKLTASDQLNPDLNGRPSPIVVRLFELKHPVTFENADFFSLYERAKESLAPDLVASEEIELRPGETVEMKLSVEEGSRYVGILAAYRDLPETKWRYTVQVTPVEVTNADLTLDQAGIRNSNETLAKADD
- the tssK gene encoding type VI secretion system baseplate subunit TssK, which encodes MNSHKVIWQEGMLLRPQHFQHNDRYYDHQMKTRTQLLGSYTWGFLNLDIDLQFLNMGKLVISQASGILPDGSLFELGGNTEPLALDVPPNTGHTPIYLALPLVTGNHIESRRPEQSDVLARYTAYEAEVADSNAGDDSASQVSCGRPDFKLLLGEQQSDQAYVKLKICEVLDTTPDGVISLDPDFVPTYIQAHSSSYLLSCLKEVISMLGHRGDTIAERIRSNGKVGGAEVGDFMMLQLINRTELLLRHYLGLEQVHPEELYRTLLTMLGDLATFSSDSKRPRLDSRYQHSDQGASFRKLMEAIRQVLSMVLEQHAIELVLQARQYGIIVSPLHDHKLLGSASFVLAASANCDSEELRHRLPAHLKVGPVERIRQLVNLHLPGIKVKPLPVAPRQIAFHSNKTYFILELSSEDLAQLERSGGFAFHVSGEFAELELKFWAIRN
- the icmH gene encoding type IVB secretion system protein IcmH/DotU, translating into MIKDMEHNQDDKTVLLDRQGHGPASSPLTDFAAPPRFEQLEERMIYAARLRPAEAFNISLNSLVAAASDLLSEVVRLKHSGTREDMYALNERLTAGLKLFEVRALHNGAESSQVMAARYVLCTVVDEAVVTTPWGNESEWSQMSLLSSFHNETFGGEKFFQLLDRLSKNPVKHLPMLELMYLCLSLGFEGKYRVQARGMLELEGIRDALYRQIRQLRGDVPRELSPHWEGLNDQRRSLVRIVPAWMVVLFTVVCLVVMYSGFAWVLGEQRETVLQPYQQLDPAAVQPQSQP
- the tssM gene encoding type VI secretion system membrane subunit TssM, which codes for MKKFFKKVGAFLRQTWVWTLLLVLFVALLVWFVGPLLAVDDYKFWEGSTSRLLTISVLFLIWGLTMVFVSWRAGVRKKAIEETEDGQDRIRREELIDEEQKELRVRFKDALKTLKTSSLYRGRSERWRSDLPWYLLIGPQGSGKTSLLDFSGLEFPINKLDRKLTRDTLGTRHCDWYFADHGVLIDTAGRYLAQGEDGVDGSAWNTLLDLLRKRRRNRPLNGVLVTIPVETLVGGSEQELDTLARQVRARLQDVHQKLHVDVPIYLVLSKADKLLGFDEFFDQLTREESDQVLGTSFRKEQSGTDVAVLRAEFEELLRRLNSQVIMRMHQERDTQRRGRILDFPHQLGQIGERLCLFVDMAFTGNRYQRVSQLRGFYLTSAPHLTQEMDQTTAGIGANLGMNAGVLPTLRSGRSRFIHHLLSRVIFPEADLAGLDKRERSRIHWGQRALYVGALAALALFGMLWAGGFSANYERLENLRNLAQNWTQQRSALTARDDSMAVLKTLDTSYAATQVFPKKGDVSYHERGGLYQGEEVNPVVKEAYERELEAQLLPKVATLLEGQIRANMKDRERLLNSLRAYLMLNMKDRRDGPWLKDWVATEWSQRYAGNTAVQNGLNTHFERLLKQPFIYPLNDQLVAQARQVLRSESLANVVYRMLREQARNLPEYRLSQHMGPQASLFVGTEYVIPGFYTQQGYQQYFSVQGSALVTDILRDNWVLGEGSGISGMDLRRLMVELEQLYFRDYANFWSEAVGQVALPPINDAGEGAEQLAGLTSANSPVLQLLVEVRENTRFPVIADTADEAAEAAEKLGEKGGKLGKLAAAAADKASDMAKNLPDTAKKSLQRRFEPLHRLLDDNNGPAADLTPALQALNDLQLQLASLARASAPEQAAFEMAKTRMSGQRDALSNLRNASNRLPRPVSVWFNVLAEDTWRLVLNDSYQYLNQRYQSELYSFYGKAINKRYPFSAHSTSDVAISDFREFFKAQGINDRFFETYMRPFVSGDPGNYRLRSIDGHSMPISKVYLDQMAAAQVIRQSFFSINPAEPQVQFKLEPYTLDPAVSRSEFKFGDKTIEYRHGPIVPVSFKWPTDAEDGRTSLVLDKMAGRPIGIEKNTGPWSLFRLFDLMQTEYLSGRDVLVLKADVGGLRANYLLSSQRTPNPFDMGVLRTFRMPVQL
- a CDS encoding PP2C family serine/threonine-protein phosphatase; this encodes MLVASPWRSAARTDPGKVRARNEDAFLDCPQQGLWVVADGMGGHQGGDIASQLIVASLAELPVQDDFDERLKGIRQCLHWLNRRLGQELTVTAGRHDSIMGSTVVALLVEGNRAACIWAGDSRCYLWRGQRLYQLSKDHSLQQQLIDEQQMSIEDARAHPSAHALTRAVGAADVLTLDVLELEVYPGDAFLLCSDGLYQGLSSDALGNALSLTAPHVALERLFDGALRGSARDNLTAVVIRK